One segment of Acidovorax sp. DW039 DNA contains the following:
- a CDS encoding c-type cytochrome has protein sequence MQPDDDNSPPRPRWLGWALIVFMLLVVLGMLNLGVRMVFSDKPAQAGTSPVPVAGDAADAAAASKTTPLAGQALVESSDCLRCHGMDRRYVGPSFRQIAERYREQPDAANYLARKIREGSVGVWGRTVMPRHPQVDEAQAQGIALWLLSLPPVPSGRDEKAASPQQ, from the coding sequence ATGCAGCCTGACGACGACAATTCACCCCCCCGGCCACGCTGGCTGGGATGGGCGCTGATCGTCTTCATGCTGCTGGTGGTGCTGGGCATGCTCAACTTGGGGGTGCGCATGGTGTTTTCAGACAAGCCCGCTCAGGCCGGTACGTCACCGGTGCCTGTGGCGGGTGATGCGGCAGACGCAGCGGCAGCGTCCAAGACCACTCCGCTGGCCGGGCAGGCGCTGGTCGAGTCCAGTGACTGCCTGCGCTGCCATGGCATGGATCGGCGTTACGTGGGGCCATCCTTTCGCCAGATTGCCGAGCGCTATCGCGAGCAGCCGGACGCAGCCAACTATCTGGCCCGCAAGATTCGCGAAGGCAGCGTTGGGGTCTGGGGGCGCACGGTGATGCCCCGCCATCCCCAGGTCGACGAAGCGCAGGCCCAAGGCATAGCCCTGTGGCTGCTGAGTCTGCCCCCAGTGCCGTCGGGGCGGGACGAAAAGGCAGCATCGCCCCAGCAGTGA
- the dusB gene encoding tRNA dihydrouridine synthase DusB, whose amino-acid sequence MHIGQFPLANRLFVAPMAGVTDRPFRQLCKALGAGYAVSEMVTSRKDLWNSLKTSRRANHEGEPGPIAVQIAGTEAQMMAEAAVYNVERGAQIIDINMGCPAKKVCNKWAGSALMQDEALAVSIAQAVVEACAPFNVPVTLKMRTGWCQQHKNAVSLARQFESIGIQMLTVHGRTREQGYKGQAEYDTIAAVKAAVKVPVVANGDITSPEKARDVLAYTGADAIMIGRAAQGRPWIFREIGHFLATGEHLAPPLVAEVRRLLLDHLHDHYSLYGELTGVRSARKHIAWYLRALPGGEAFRQHINTIEDSATQWQAVADFLDALGTQMDRMPAAAQAQADTEEQEGLPA is encoded by the coding sequence ATGCACATTGGCCAGTTTCCTTTGGCGAATCGGTTGTTTGTTGCTCCCATGGCGGGGGTGACGGACCGGCCTTTCCGCCAGCTGTGCAAGGCGCTGGGGGCGGGGTACGCGGTGAGTGAGATGGTGACCTCGCGCAAGGACTTGTGGAACAGCCTCAAGACCTCGCGCCGTGCCAACCATGAGGGAGAGCCGGGCCCCATTGCCGTGCAGATTGCCGGCACCGAGGCGCAGATGATGGCCGAGGCCGCGGTCTACAACGTGGAGCGCGGCGCGCAGATCATCGACATCAACATGGGCTGCCCGGCCAAGAAGGTGTGCAACAAGTGGGCGGGCTCTGCCCTGATGCAGGACGAGGCCCTGGCCGTGTCCATCGCCCAGGCGGTGGTCGAGGCGTGCGCGCCTTTCAATGTGCCTGTCACGCTGAAGATGCGCACCGGCTGGTGCCAGCAGCACAAAAACGCTGTATCCCTGGCGCGCCAGTTCGAATCCATTGGCATCCAGATGCTGACGGTGCATGGCCGCACGCGCGAACAGGGCTACAAAGGCCAGGCCGAGTACGACACCATTGCCGCCGTGAAAGCGGCGGTGAAAGTGCCCGTGGTGGCCAATGGCGACATCACCTCGCCCGAGAAGGCGCGCGATGTGCTGGCCTACACCGGTGCCGACGCCATCATGATTGGCCGTGCGGCCCAGGGCAGGCCCTGGATCTTCCGCGAGATCGGCCACTTTCTGGCGACTGGCGAGCACCTGGCCCCACCCCTGGTGGCCGAGGTGCGCCGCCTGCTGCTAGACCATTTGCACGACCACTACAGCCTGTATGGCGAGCTGACTGGCGTGCGCAGCGCCCGCAAGCACATTGCGTGGTACCTGCGTGCCCTGCCGGGCGGCGAGGCCTTCAGGCAGCACATCAACACGATAGAAGACAGCGCCACGCAGTGGCAGGCGGTAGCGGATTTTCTGGACGCCCTGGGCACCCAGATGGACCGCATGCCCGCTGCTGCGCAGGCGCAAGCAGATACAGAAGAACAAGAGGGATTGCCCGCATGA
- a CDS encoding D-Ala-D-Ala dipeptidase, which yields MRSLALPYALQSSALVGIHTARKLFFGGMSLRRRAGALAWLLISAASMGSAWAVVPAEEMPGRAEASPTQPPCTDAAAAHVALQPVMRQLQDQGMEMRASCHAATGAWVVQVRVVNGFQASKVVRGPLADGHDVDMGTPAGVELAGAPVDAAGFSPDVQFNRQWLRSLMAQHRFNNLPDAWWRYALKGSAPSSKRSTDVASR from the coding sequence ATGCGCAGCCTTGCTCTACCCTACGCTCTGCAAAGCTCTGCCCTCGTTGGCATCCATACCGCAAGAAAGCTTTTTTTTGGCGGGATGAGCCTGCGTCGGCGCGCAGGGGCGTTGGCCTGGCTGTTGATCTCTGCGGCCTCCATGGGGTCAGCCTGGGCGGTGGTGCCTGCGGAAGAGATGCCTGGTCGCGCGGAGGCCAGCCCTACACAACCCCCCTGCACCGATGCGGCTGCGGCGCATGTTGCTCTGCAGCCGGTCATGCGCCAGTTGCAGGACCAGGGCATGGAAATGCGGGCAAGCTGCCACGCCGCTACGGGCGCCTGGGTGGTGCAGGTGCGGGTGGTGAACGGCTTTCAGGCCAGCAAGGTGGTGCGCGGCCCGCTGGCCGATGGGCATGACGTAGACATGGGTACACCTGCGGGGGTGGAGTTGGCAGGGGCTCCGGTGGATGCGGCCGGCTTCTCGCCCGATGTGCAGTTCAACCGCCAGTGGTTGCGCAGCCTCATGGCACAGCACCGATTCAATAATCTGCCAGATGCATGGTGGCGCTATGCGCTCAAGGGCTCGGCTCCATCTTCCAAGCGGTCTACAGACGTGGCGAGCCGCTGA
- a CDS encoding IclR family transcriptional regulator C-terminal domain-containing protein: MATFPIAKSDLIEGMAKGMAVLESFDTERQRLNATLAAQRTGLTRAAARRHLLTLAHLGYLETDGSYFWLAPKVLRFSGSYLASARLPRVLQPTLNRLAAQTQQSFSAVVLDGDEVVIVARSGVYGAPARMMAYGLHLGARLPAHPTSTGRVLLAALPASEFTPWLQACTLQRLTPHTITQRSALRKVVAQARRDDFCLAVEEHELGVHALAVPLRNLQGQTVAALNVVASPQQMQAQTLQRDMLPLLQEAAREVRGLL; this comes from the coding sequence ATGGCTACGTTTCCTATCGCCAAGTCCGACCTCATCGAAGGCATGGCAAAAGGCATGGCAGTGCTGGAGAGCTTTGATACGGAGCGCCAGCGGCTCAATGCCACGCTGGCTGCGCAGCGTACGGGGCTGACGCGGGCGGCGGCGCGGCGGCATTTGCTCACGCTGGCGCACCTGGGGTATCTGGAGACGGACGGGAGCTACTTCTGGCTGGCACCCAAGGTGCTGCGGTTTTCGGGCAGTTACCTCGCATCAGCCCGGTTGCCGCGCGTGCTGCAGCCCACGCTCAACCGCCTAGCGGCGCAGACACAGCAGTCGTTCTCTGCCGTGGTGCTGGATGGGGATGAGGTCGTCATCGTGGCACGCAGCGGTGTCTATGGCGCACCGGCTCGGATGATGGCGTACGGCTTGCATCTGGGGGCGCGGTTACCTGCGCACCCCACATCCACAGGCCGGGTTTTGCTGGCCGCGCTGCCTGCCAGTGAGTTCACGCCCTGGCTGCAGGCCTGCACGCTGCAGCGCCTCACGCCGCACACCATCACGCAGCGCAGCGCCCTGCGCAAGGTGGTGGCCCAGGCGCGGCGCGACGATTTTTGCCTGGCGGTGGAGGAGCATGAACTGGGCGTGCACGCCCTGGCCGTGCCGCTGCGCAATCTGCAGGGGCAGACGGTGGCTGCCCTCAACGTGGTCGCATCACCCCAGCAGATGCAGGCGCAAACCCTGCAGCGCGACATGCTGCCGCTGCTGCAGGAGGCTGCACGCGAAGTGCGTGGCCTTTTGTAG
- a CDS encoding sigma-70 family RNA polymerase sigma factor: MSTPAPFSLLHEFPQRYDALVRFLRRKTGSSDEAREIAHDTWLRLAERAQADAAGAEMAEDARAYLCTVAAHIGLDRQRRAQWMSHYVQGSQATQAPATHAPDVAEGLMYRQAVMAVEAALAALPDRARNVFVAHRIHGEPQAQIAERLGVSLNTVERDLMHAADRMEAALLHWRGDAARRSAEAAGAPALPSALGSSHTAPRSSPRRKSLAALLAGVSMFTTGTVLWRHWRDETLRWSSAFATPRARRLVQPLPDGSTLTLDAQSRVRLDWDARHRVTHLLEGAAFFAVQPDAARPFVVHAAGVTATVLGTRFGVELEPDGAVRVQVEEGRVQVDTGPGAQPVVLRAGQGVRVGARGAVQPTVGTAADWRAGRLHFEATPLAQVAQTLSRYTTQDVHVDPRVQALRISGTVQVADMGDWLRALPATLPVRTVREEGGGVWIAPR, translated from the coding sequence ATGAGCACCCCCGCCCCCTTTTCCCTGTTGCATGAATTTCCCCAGCGCTACGACGCGCTGGTGCGTTTTCTGCGCCGCAAGACAGGGAGCAGCGACGAGGCGCGGGAGATTGCGCATGACACCTGGCTGCGCCTGGCCGAGCGTGCCCAGGCCGATGCAGCAGGCGCAGAAATGGCCGAAGACGCCCGTGCTTACCTGTGCACCGTGGCCGCCCACATTGGGCTGGACCGCCAGCGCCGTGCGCAGTGGATGAGCCATTACGTGCAGGGCAGCCAGGCCACCCAGGCCCCCGCCACCCACGCCCCCGATGTGGCTGAGGGCCTGATGTACCGGCAGGCTGTGATGGCCGTGGAGGCGGCCTTGGCGGCTTTGCCGGACAGGGCCCGCAACGTGTTTGTGGCGCACCGCATTCATGGTGAGCCGCAGGCACAGATTGCCGAGCGCCTGGGCGTTTCGCTCAACACGGTGGAGCGTGACCTCATGCACGCGGCCGACCGCATGGAGGCGGCCTTGCTGCACTGGCGCGGAGATGCCGCTCGACGATCCGCGGAGGCTGCAGGCGCACCGGCTCTGCCCTCGGCACTTGGGTCCTCCCACACCGCCCCACGCTCGTCCCCGCGGCGCAAAAGTCTGGCGGCATTGCTGGCGGGCGTCAGCATGTTTACGACGGGCACGGTGCTGTGGCGGCATTGGCGCGACGAGACCTTGCGCTGGAGCAGTGCCTTCGCCACCCCGCGTGCACGGCGGCTGGTGCAGCCGCTGCCGGATGGCTCCACCCTCACGCTGGATGCCCAGTCCCGCGTGCGCCTGGATTGGGACGCACGCCATCGCGTCACCCATTTGCTGGAAGGCGCGGCCTTCTTTGCTGTGCAGCCCGATGCGGCGCGACCCTTTGTCGTGCATGCCGCGGGCGTGACGGCCACGGTGCTGGGCACCCGCTTTGGCGTGGAGCTGGAGCCGGACGGTGCCGTGCGCGTGCAGGTCGAGGAAGGTCGTGTGCAGGTAGACACCGGTCCGGGCGCACAGCCTGTGGTGCTGCGCGCAGGGCAGGGGGTGCGTGTGGGGGCGCGCGGTGCGGTGCAGCCCACGGTGGGCACGGCGGCTGATTGGCGAGCGGGCCGCCTGCACTTTGAAGCCACCCCACTCGCCCAGGTGGCGCAGACCCTGTCGCGCTACACCACACAGGACGTACATGTAGACCCCCGCGTGCAGGCGCTGCGCATCAGCGGCACGGTGCAGGTGGCCGATATGGGTGACTGGTTGCGCGCCCTGCCCGCCACCCTGCCTGTGCGCACCGTGCGAGAGGAGGGCGGTGGGGTGTGGATTGCACCCCGGTAA
- a CDS encoding Fis family transcriptional regulator translates to MSKQHIEECVRESLQGYFRDLGGETPDGMYDMLVRVVEKPLLEVVMSHADNNQSRAAEWLGLNRNTLRKKLVEHKLL, encoded by the coding sequence ATGAGCAAACAACACATAGAAGAGTGCGTCCGCGAAAGCCTTCAGGGTTACTTCCGCGACCTGGGCGGTGAAACCCCCGACGGCATGTACGACATGCTGGTTCGGGTGGTGGAAAAGCCGCTGCTGGAGGTGGTGATGAGCCACGCTGACAACAACCAGTCCCGCGCCGCTGAATGGCTGGGCCTGAACCGCAACACCTTGCGCAAGAAGCTGGTGGAGCACAAACTGCTCTGA
- the pobA gene encoding 4-hydroxybenzoate 3-monooxygenase, producing MRTQVAIIGAGPAGLLLGALLHKSGIDAVIIEQRSPSYVLSRIRAGVLEQVTMDLLDQAGVSARAHAEGLPHDGFELLFKGKRHRINMHQLTDGSRVTVYGQTEVTQDLMDARAAAGLTTVYEAANVQVHDFDGATPRVTYEKDGQTHTIICDFIAGCDGFHGVCRASVPESAIRTYERVYPFGWLGLLADVKPVAHELIYAHTDRGFALCSMRSNTRSRYYLQVPLTDKVENWSDDAFWAEMRNRLDPEARENLTTGPSLEKSIAPLRSFVAEPMRFGSLFLAGDAAHIVPPTGAKGLNLAASDVGYLWNAFADFYNDKSRAGIDTYSDRCLRRVWRAERFSWWFTSLMHHFPETGAFGQKMQEAELDYLVNSEAASRSLAENYVGLPMNFGA from the coding sequence ATGCGAACCCAAGTTGCCATCATCGGTGCAGGCCCTGCGGGCCTGCTGCTCGGCGCGCTGCTGCACAAGTCCGGCATTGATGCCGTCATCATCGAGCAACGCAGCCCCAGCTACGTGCTCAGCCGCATCCGCGCAGGCGTGCTGGAACAGGTCACCATGGACCTGCTGGACCAGGCAGGCGTGAGTGCCCGCGCCCATGCCGAAGGCCTGCCGCACGATGGCTTTGAGCTGCTGTTCAAGGGCAAACGCCACCGCATCAACATGCACCAGCTGACGGATGGCAGCCGCGTCACGGTCTACGGCCAGACCGAAGTCACGCAAGACCTGATGGACGCCCGCGCCGCTGCAGGCCTGACCACCGTGTACGAAGCCGCCAACGTGCAAGTGCACGACTTTGACGGCGCCACGCCGCGCGTCACGTATGAGAAGGACGGCCAGACGCACACCATCATTTGCGACTTCATCGCGGGCTGCGACGGCTTTCACGGCGTGTGCCGCGCCAGCGTGCCCGAGAGCGCCATTCGCACCTACGAACGCGTGTACCCCTTTGGCTGGCTGGGCCTGCTGGCCGATGTGAAGCCCGTGGCGCACGAGCTGATCTACGCCCACACCGACCGGGGCTTTGCGCTGTGCAGCATGCGCAGCAACACCCGCAGCCGCTACTACCTGCAAGTGCCGCTGACCGACAAGGTGGAAAACTGGAGCGACGACGCCTTCTGGGCCGAGATGCGCAACCGCCTGGACCCCGAAGCCCGCGAGAACCTGACCACCGGCCCCTCGCTCGAAAAGAGCATTGCCCCCCTGCGCAGCTTTGTGGCCGAACCCATGCGCTTTGGCAGCCTGTTCCTGGCGGGCGATGCCGCCCACATCGTGCCGCCCACCGGTGCCAAGGGCCTGAACCTGGCCGCCAGCGACGTGGGTTATCTGTGGAATGCGTTCGCTGATTTCTACAATGACAAATCCCGAGCAGGCATCGACACCTACTCTGACCGGTGCCTGCGCCGCGTGTGGCGCGCCGAGCGCTTCTCGTGGTGGTTCACCTCGCTGATGCACCACTTCCCAGAAACCGGTGCCTTCGGCCAGAAGATGCAGGAGGCAGAGCTGGATTACCTGGTGAATTCAGAAGCCGCCTCGCGCTCGCTGGCAGAGAACTACGTGGGACTGCCGATGAATTTTGGTGCCTGA
- a CDS encoding YqaA family protein, translating into MEIWMHQLLQWLALPQFGLSTVFVVSFVSATLLPLGSEPAVFGLIKLNPELFWPAILVATVGNTLGGATSWWMGLGAHKAVDKARGSTTELRALRWLQRLGPKACLLSWLPGVGDPLCAMAGWLRMPFWLCVFYMAVGKLARYVTMTTALLYLMPGAVSL; encoded by the coding sequence ATGGAAATCTGGATGCACCAGTTGCTGCAATGGCTGGCTTTGCCACAGTTTGGACTGAGCACGGTGTTTGTCGTCTCGTTCGTATCAGCCACGCTGCTGCCGCTGGGATCGGAGCCCGCCGTGTTCGGGCTCATCAAGCTCAACCCGGAACTGTTCTGGCCCGCCATCCTGGTCGCCACGGTGGGCAACACCTTGGGTGGGGCCACCAGCTGGTGGATGGGACTGGGTGCCCACAAGGCGGTGGACAAGGCACGCGGCAGCACCACGGAACTGAGGGCACTGCGCTGGTTGCAGCGCCTTGGGCCCAAAGCCTGCCTGCTGAGCTGGCTACCCGGCGTAGGCGACCCGCTGTGCGCGATGGCGGGCTGGCTGCGCATGCCGTTCTGGCTATGTGTGTTCTACATGGCAGTGGGCAAGCTGGCGCGTTACGTCACCATGACGACCGCACTGCTGTACCTGATGCCCGGCGCAGTCTCTCTGTAA
- a CDS encoding TonB-dependent siderophore receptor: protein MTPNAFVLSPAPRRHAVARAVLALGLAAQLQYAVAQTVRFDVPAQPLAPALATLAAQAGLQLAFAPELAEGRRAPAVQGPRDVADALRELLAGSGLQGRVQGRTLVVERVARDSRTLGEVTVTAAAVRDSSTEGTGSYTAAGPTTASTGLPLTLRETPQSVTVMTRQRMDDFKLETLADVIEQTPGVTVHRQGNAIDFQSRGSSVNLLTDGVRQFADGWYFFSSTLYSLDDMADIDRIEVLKGASGLLNGYGALGGSINMIRKRPTREFQASASAALGSWGNRRAEVDLAGPLNAVGSLRARLVASAAEGDSFRDHEKKSSQMLFGAVEADLTPDTLFSAGFTYRHRTVDGMGSTQPILAYTRTGQFVGWQPRSFNTGASWTGYGQDSLGLFARLEQRLSGDWKAKLQVGHQNVTMDEMRLGHLYDESTAFLNHWKDSKNRNWTVNLDLQGSVDWWGRTHELVAGLGTSHYRGDMLLGDSRNVPLADLGVVYGQGGGALQQPDFAGWTYGDNRFTRQQTYVYGAGRFHLAEPLRLIVGGRATDYERKDTTPFWWNYDMKERGVFTPYAGLVLDVGRDVSLYGSATSIFEPQSGQTEQGRTLEPEKGVTYEVGAKGEFFDKRLNASISHFWMHTDNTAEETGGTTPSGDPAYRAVKGARRHGFELEMSGQLASGWQAQGSYVMNSSSLTSASAYPRHQFKLGTTYRFAEGALRGLMVGAATRWQSAISVSSGSATLGQSAYWLLDLTARYQIDPHWSVGVNLLNVTDKAYFSGVTNFGALHYTWGAPRSVNVSMRYDF, encoded by the coding sequence ATGACCCCCAACGCTTTTGTGCTTTCTCCTGCCCCCCGCCGCCACGCCGTGGCCCGCGCTGTGCTGGCCCTGGGCCTGGCAGCGCAGCTGCAATATGCAGTAGCCCAAACCGTACGCTTTGATGTGCCCGCACAGCCCTTGGCCCCCGCGCTGGCGACACTGGCGGCGCAGGCAGGTCTCCAACTGGCCTTTGCTCCCGAGCTGGCCGAAGGCCGCCGTGCGCCTGCAGTTCAAGGCCCGCGCGACGTCGCCGACGCGCTGCGCGAACTGCTGGCAGGCAGCGGTCTGCAGGGCCGCGTGCAAGGTCGCACACTGGTGGTGGAGCGTGTGGCCCGCGACAGCCGCACCCTGGGAGAGGTCACCGTGACCGCTGCCGCCGTGCGCGACAGCAGCACCGAAGGCACCGGCAGCTACACCGCTGCAGGGCCGACCACCGCATCCACCGGCCTGCCGCTCACCTTGCGCGAGACGCCACAGTCCGTCACCGTGATGACGCGCCAGCGCATGGATGACTTCAAACTCGAAACCCTGGCCGATGTGATCGAGCAGACCCCCGGGGTGACCGTGCACCGCCAGGGCAACGCCATCGACTTCCAGTCGCGTGGCAGCAGCGTGAACCTGCTCACCGATGGCGTGCGGCAGTTTGCCGATGGCTGGTATTTCTTCTCCAGCACCTTGTACTCCCTGGACGACATGGCCGACATCGACCGCATTGAGGTGCTCAAGGGCGCCTCAGGTCTGCTCAATGGTTATGGAGCCCTGGGCGGCAGCATCAACATGATCCGCAAGCGGCCCACGCGCGAGTTCCAGGCCAGCGCATCGGCAGCCCTGGGCAGCTGGGGTAACCGCCGCGCTGAGGTAGACCTTGCAGGCCCGCTGAACGCGGTGGGATCGCTGCGTGCGCGGCTGGTGGCATCGGCAGCCGAGGGCGACAGCTTTCGTGACCACGAGAAGAAATCCAGCCAGATGCTGTTTGGGGCGGTGGAGGCAGACCTGACCCCCGACACCTTGTTCAGCGCGGGCTTCACCTATCGCCACCGCACGGTAGATGGCATGGGCAGCACCCAGCCTATCCTGGCGTACACGCGCACAGGGCAGTTCGTGGGCTGGCAGCCCCGCTCATTCAACACCGGTGCCTCCTGGACGGGGTACGGGCAAGATTCGCTTGGACTGTTTGCGCGGCTGGAGCAGCGCCTGTCTGGTGACTGGAAGGCCAAGCTGCAGGTGGGCCACCAGAACGTAACCATGGACGAGATGCGCCTGGGCCATCTGTATGACGAGAGCACCGCCTTTCTCAACCACTGGAAGGACTCCAAGAACCGCAACTGGACGGTGAACCTGGACCTGCAGGGGAGCGTGGACTGGTGGGGCCGCACGCACGAGCTGGTGGCCGGGCTGGGCACGTCGCACTACCGGGGCGACATGCTGCTGGGCGATTCGCGCAACGTGCCGCTGGCCGATCTGGGCGTGGTGTACGGGCAAGGGGGTGGTGCGCTGCAGCAGCCGGATTTTGCGGGCTGGACGTATGGCGACAACCGCTTCACGCGCCAGCAGACTTATGTCTACGGCGCAGGCCGTTTTCATCTGGCCGAGCCACTGCGGCTGATTGTGGGCGGACGCGCCACCGACTACGAACGCAAGGACACCACCCCGTTTTGGTGGAACTACGACATGAAGGAACGGGGCGTGTTCACCCCCTACGCAGGTCTGGTGCTGGACGTAGGCCGCGATGTATCGCTTTACGGCAGCGCCACCAGCATCTTCGAACCCCAAAGTGGCCAGACCGAGCAGGGCCGCACGCTGGAGCCTGAAAAAGGCGTGACCTATGAAGTGGGGGCCAAGGGCGAGTTCTTCGACAAGCGGCTCAACGCCAGCATCAGCCACTTCTGGATGCATACCGACAACACGGCGGAAGAAACCGGTGGCACCACCCCTTCAGGCGATCCCGCTTACCGGGCAGTCAAGGGCGCACGCCGCCACGGGTTTGAGCTGGAGATGTCCGGTCAACTTGCATCTGGATGGCAGGCCCAGGGCAGCTATGTGATGAACAGCAGCAGCCTGACCAGCGCCAGCGCGTACCCGCGCCACCAGTTCAAGCTGGGAACCACCTACCGCTTTGCCGAGGGCGCCTTGCGGGGCCTCATGGTGGGCGCGGCCACACGCTGGCAAAGCGCCATTTCGGTCAGCAGCGGCAGCGCCACATTAGGCCAGTCTGCCTACTGGCTGCTGGACCTGACGGCCCGCTACCAGATCGACCCGCACTGGAGCGTGGGCGTGAACCTGCTCAACGTCACTGACAAGGCCTACTTCTCAGGTGTCACGAACTTTGGTGCGCTGCACTACACCTGGGGTGCCCCGCGCAGCGTGAACGTGAGCATGCGTTACGACTTCTGA
- the purH gene encoding bifunctional phosphoribosylaminoimidazolecarboxamide formyltransferase/IMP cyclohydrolase, producing the protein MAMNALLSVSDKTGIVDFAKALHALGIKLLSTGGTAQLLAKEGLPVTEVAEVTQFPEMLDGRVKTLHPKVHGGLLARRELPAHMAALKEHGIDTIDLLVVNLYPFEATVAKAGCTLADAIENIDIGGPAMVRSAAKNWKDVGVITAADQYDAVLAELKANGKLSDKLRFALSVAAFNRIAQYDGAISDYLSSVTFEEEKLSETYVPERSPFPGQSNGAFIKVQDLRYGENSHQQAALYRDLHPAPGSLVTGVQLQGKELSYNNIADADAAWECVKSFDAAACVIVKHANPCGVAVGLDALDSYSKAFQTDPTSAFGGIIAFNRTVDGAAAAQVSKQFVEVLMAPDFTPEALEIFKAKANVRLLKIALPAHGGTTHWSRGRNAMDTKRIGSGLLLQTADNHELSLIDLKVVTKKQPTLEEMSDLLFAWKVAKYVKSNAIVFCKNGMTMGVGAGQMSRLDSARIASIKAEHAKLSLQGTVVASDAFFPFRDGLDVVVDAGATCVIQPGGSMRDQEVIDAANERGVAMVFSGVRHFRH; encoded by the coding sequence ATGGCCATGAACGCACTTCTTTCCGTATCCGACAAGACCGGCATTGTTGACTTTGCCAAAGCCCTGCACGCGCTGGGCATCAAGCTGCTGTCCACCGGCGGCACTGCGCAACTGCTGGCCAAAGAGGGCCTGCCCGTGACCGAGGTGGCCGAGGTCACCCAGTTCCCCGAGATGCTCGACGGCCGCGTGAAGACCCTGCACCCCAAGGTGCACGGCGGCCTGCTGGCCCGCCGCGAGCTGCCCGCCCACATGGCTGCCCTGAAGGAACACGGCATTGACACCATCGACCTGCTGGTGGTCAACCTGTATCCCTTTGAAGCCACCGTGGCCAAGGCCGGTTGCACACTGGCCGACGCCATCGAGAACATCGACATTGGCGGCCCCGCCATGGTGCGCAGCGCCGCCAAGAACTGGAAGGATGTGGGCGTGATCACCGCTGCCGACCAGTACGACGCCGTGCTGGCCGAGCTGAAGGCCAACGGGAAGCTGAGCGACAAGCTGCGCTTTGCCCTGTCGGTGGCCGCGTTCAACCGCATTGCCCAGTACGACGGCGCGATCAGCGACTACCTCTCGTCCGTCACGTTCGAAGAAGAAAAGCTGTCGGAAACCTACGTGCCCGAGCGCAGCCCGTTCCCTGGCCAAAGCAACGGTGCCTTCATCAAGGTGCAAGACCTGCGCTATGGCGAAAACAGCCACCAGCAAGCCGCGCTGTACCGCGACCTGCACCCCGCACCCGGCTCGCTGGTCACCGGCGTGCAATTGCAGGGCAAAGAGCTGAGCTACAACAACATTGCCGACGCCGATGCCGCGTGGGAATGCGTCAAGAGCTTTGACGCCGCTGCCTGCGTCATCGTCAAGCATGCCAACCCCTGCGGCGTGGCCGTGGGCCTGGATGCGTTGGACAGCTACAGCAAGGCCTTCCAGACCGACCCCACCAGCGCCTTCGGCGGCATCATCGCCTTCAACCGCACGGTGGACGGAGCCGCTGCCGCCCAGGTCAGCAAGCAGTTTGTGGAAGTGCTGATGGCCCCCGACTTCACGCCCGAAGCGCTGGAGATTTTCAAGGCCAAGGCCAATGTGCGCCTGCTCAAGATTGCGCTGCCCGCCCACGGCGGCACCACGCACTGGAGCCGTGGCCGCAACGCCATGGACACCAAGCGCATCGGCTCGGGCCTGCTGCTGCAAACGGCCGACAACCACGAGCTGTCGCTGATTGACCTCAAGGTCGTGACCAAGAAGCAACCCACGCTGGAAGAAATGTCCGACCTGCTGTTCGCCTGGAAGGTGGCCAAGTACGTCAAGAGCAATGCCATCGTCTTCTGCAAGAACGGCATGACCATGGGCGTGGGCGCAGGCCAGATGAGCCGCCTCGACTCCGCCCGCATCGCCAGCATCAAGGCCGAACACGCCAAGCTGTCGCTGCAAGGCACCGTGGTGGCCAGCGATGCGTTCTTCCCCTTCCGCGATGGCCTCGATGTGGTGGTGGATGCAGGCGCCACCTGCGTCATCCAGCCCGGCGGCTCCATGCGCGACCAGGAAGTGATTGACGCCGCCAACGAACGCGGCGTGGCCATGGTGTTCAGCGGCGTGCGCCACTTCCGCCATTGA